ATACTCAACCATAACAACAGAATCAGCACCTCTAGGTATTGCAGCGCCAGTATCTATCTCGGCAGCCTCCCCCACACCAACCTCAATACTCGGGCGATCGCCTATCTTAACCGAGCCTTTAAGCCTTAACCTAGCAGGCGAGTCTTCCTCAACACCAACTAAAGAAACAGAGTTGACAGCATAGCCGTCAACCTCAGACCTATCGAAAGGCGGGTAATCATAAACTGCGTAAACGTCCTCAGCTAAGACTCTCCCCAACCCCTCACGCAAACTAACTAACTCAACACCGAGAGGCTCTAACCTAACATAGGAAGAAATAATACTTAAAACCTCGTCAAGCCTGCGAAGCTCGTGGAAGATCTTCCTCAAAGCACACACCACACACTACATAGTAGCAAACACTTAAATAACTCCGTAATGAATAAAACTTGGCTAGGGGCCCGTAGCTCAGCCAGGATAGAGCGCCGGCCTCCTAAGCCGGAAGTCGGGGGTTCAAATCCCCCCGGGCCCGCCACAACACGCGTGATGCTCGACCACCGCAACTGCGTAAACGGTAGTAAGTTCAGATAGAGAAGTCAGGACGTTTTACCTTAAGACACTTAATAATTTCATTCTTTTCTTTAATCATTATTAAAGTATTTATGTAAACACAGTTTTATTATGTTAAGACTTCCCATATAGGCTTCGGAGGTAACTCTGAGTGTTTCGTTTTGATGTCGTGACTCCGGTAGATATCAACGAAGCACTTGAGATCCTTAGTAAGGATAGCGATGTTGTGCCGATGGCTGGAGGAACTAACCTCCTGGTGTGGGCTAGAGACGGTAAAATTAGATTTAAGAAAGTTCTAGATTTATGGAGCTTGCGTAAGCAACTCTCTTACGTATTGATTGAGGGAGATGTCATAAGGATAGGGTCTATGACTACCGTGGATGAGTTATGCGACTCTGTAGGGCTCAGTAAGCCCTCACTACTCGGATTAGCCGACGTATGCTCAACGTTTGCTAGTCCCTACGTTAGGTCTGTGGCTACTGTCGGGGGTAATATTGAGTCAGCAAATCCTTTATCAGATATAGCTATACTCTTCCTAACTCTCAACGCTAGAGTAAGGCTAATTAGTCTTAACGGCGTGAGGGAGGTTCCCCTGACGAACTATTATAAGGGAATGCGGTCCACCGTAAGGGAAAGAGATGAGTTGATTAAGGAAGTAGTTATTGATAACCCACCACCTAATTCATCAACAGCCTTCATCAAGATAGATAAGAGGAGGGGGCATATCATGGGGCTTGCTATAGGTGCTGTCTACGCAGAATATGAGGAAGACTTCTTCAAAGACGTGAGAATAGCTTTTGACAGCGTCTCTAAGCCCTTCCCTGAAAGAGCTTTTCTTACTGAGTCTTTCCTCAAGGGTAAGGAGTTCAGAGAAGACGTGTTGAGAGAAGCTTCAGAGAATATATTACCTAAAGAGATGGTGCGTTATACTGGCAGGAGAGCTACGGCTGAATACAGGCTCCACTTGTCTAAGGTAATACTACGTAGGACTCTCATAAAAACTTATGAGAGAGTAAAGTCTGCTTATTCACTTAAGTAAATAAAAAAGAAATTTCTAACTTAAGGTAGTGTTAAATACTACCGTGACTTGTCCCGTGGCTACCATATTCTGCAACTTCATAGCCCACTCATTGACTTCGTTAGGAACAAACTTTAGCGGAAACTTTATGTAGGAAGCTCTACCAAACTCTATCTCGTAGTATCCGGTTTTAACACCTCTGAATATCTGACCTATGATGTATTCTAAAGCTATGCCATAGTCGTAGATGTAAGAAGTTATCAAGTTATTTGGCAACATTGAGGACTTATCAGTATATTTAGTCGTTGCTAGAACATAGAGACCTTTAGTGATGTTAGCTTCTTTTATTGCCTCAAAAAGCCCGTAATTAGCTAGGTTGAGAGAAGACATTACTATGTCACAGCCTTGATCAATTAAGCTAGCGGTAACCGTCTTTGCTTTGACCGGGTCGTTAAAATCTCCGGTCCATACAGGAATGAATGTGACATTCTTGCCTAAATCACGTAGGGCTTGCTTGACAGCATTGACTTCTGAGACCGTGAATGGTAACTGAATACCGCTAACATAACATATGACTCCAGTCTTAGTCACGTTAGCTGCTATAGCTCCCAAGACGTAGAAGCCCTTATGAAAGGCAGGGTCTAGTTGCCACACGTTAGGTGGCAGATTCTCTATCCTACCGTAGCCAGTTATTATAATTACTACGTTGGGATGCTCGCTAGCTACTTTCTGACCTACAGAAACGAATTGTCCTCCATGAAAGAATATTATGTTATAACCTAACGCGATATACTCGCTAGCTACTCTCTCAGCATCCGCAACGCTAACACCCTCGGAGTATGCTACATCGATGCCGTACTTTTCTTTAATGTGGAGAGTTCCTAAGTACCCTAACGTGTTGAAGTCTGCGTCTTGTATGCTACCAGGCAGTATAGTAGCTAGCTTAAACTGAGGGGCCTGTGGCGTCGTTGTGGGTGTAGTGGTTGGCGTGGTCGTCGGAGTAGTTGTCGGTGTGGTAGTTGGGCTAGTTGTAGGAACTCCTGTTCCAGGCTGCTGTAGCATCAGAAATGCTGTAGCTATGGCAACAATCACTATAATCACGGCTACTACCGCTACGGTTTTAGATAGTGCTTTCCTTAAATTTCTTGAAATTAACATGGTCTCACAGAAATATCTCTTGACAGTAATATTATGTATTAATTCACATGATCGTTATTGAGTTCCTTTCTTGTAATCACAAAGATGCAATTAACTTAGTTAGCTTAATTGTTATTTTTAATGAGTCTTATACCCTATCCTTAGGGTCTGCTTTGAGCTTAAATGAAAAAGATACGAGTAATACTAGACCATATGTTCATCTTAGGAATATTTATAAACGTTTTGGCGATGTAGAAGCTCTTAAGGGAGTAACTCTCGATATTTTTACGGGTCAGGTGCTAGGTCTCTTAGGAGAGAACGGTGCTGGAAAAACCACGTTAATGAACGTGTTATTTGGTCTTTATAAGCCAGACGCTGGACATATTTACGTTGACGGGAAGTTAGTGAAAATCAGGTCACCTGCACAAGCCATAAAGCTAGGCATCTTCATGGTTCATCAGCATTTCAAACTAGTAAGTAATTATACTGCATTAGAGAACATAGCTATAGGAATTACTTCAGGGATTGAGTCCCTCAAGCCTGCGAATCTAGCAGAGCTTAAGGAGAGAATCAATAAGGTGATGGAGTATTCAGGACTTTACGTAGATCTTAAAGAGAAAATCAGAAATCTGCCACTAGGTGTTAGGCAAAGAGTAGAGATACTTAAGGCTCTAACTAGAGGGGTTAAAGTGTTGATTCTCGATGAACCAACAACTAACCTAACACCCCAGGAAGTGGACACTCTCTTCAACGCGCTAAGGAACTTAGTTAAGAAGGGTTTAGGTGTTGTATTCATAACGCATAAACTACATGAGGTGATGGCTGTTGCTGACGAGATAGCTGTATTGAAAAACGGTGTTCTCTTAGGTAGGTTCAAACGCTCTGATGTGGATCAAGCAACAGTAGTAAAGCTAATGGTGGGTGAGAGAATAGACCTGGAAAAATCTATTATTTTCAAAGGCCTTAGACCTTCTGGTACTTCAGCTCAGGCAGAAAACACCGCAAGATCAGAGCTTCTGAAGGTAGAGGATATTTGTTTAAGGGATAAGTTAGGGGCCCCGATTCTAGACAGAGTTAGCTTCTCTCTATTCAGGGGTGAGATACTCGGTATTGCTGGGGTTTCTGGAAACGGGCAGAGAGAACTCGTCGAAATACTCTTCGGTGTTAGGAAGCCAACATCAGGAAAGATATTAATGAACGGAATAGACTTGACTAGTTTGCCTATAAGAGAAAGGATCTTGATGGGGCTCTTCTACATCCCTGAAGATAGGTTGTCTGAAGGAATCTCTCCTACGCTCTCGGTAATGGAGAATCTAGTCTTGGGGATTCACTTCACATACACTACTAAAAAGATATTGATGGACTTTAAGAGGATCAGGGATGAGGCAACACAACTGATTAAGAAGTACGAGATCAAAACACCCAACATGATGACACTTGCTTCAAAGCTTTCCGGAGGTAATATACAGAAGTTGATGATTGCCAGAGCCTTTCATACCGCACCTAAAGTTCTCATAGCTCACAACCCGACGAGAGGCTTAGACATAGCAACGACCGAGAAGGTATTAAATGAGGTTCTGAGCTTAAGGGACGCTGGATCCGGAGTTATTTATGTTTCTGAAGACCTAGACGAGCTCATGCTGATAAGTGATAGGATAGCTGTAATGTATAAGGGTAGGTTGGTCGGTTCTCTCCCTAGGAGCAGGTTCGACAAATACGAGATAGGTAAATTAATGGCTGGTGTGGTTGGTGATTAAGCATGAGCAAGGCGTTACTAGTAAAATTAGCCAAGATTTCACTACCTTACATAATCAGTATTTCTTTAGCGTTTGGGGTTGCTGGATTCATACTATACTTTGGCGGTTACGACGTTGTCTCCGGCTACCAAACCATATTAACTGCTTCTTTCTGGAACCTCAACAGCTTCTTCCTAACCCTAACTAAGTTCAGCACGATACTATTAATGAGCTTAGCTTTCTTAGTTCCCTATATTAGCAGGAAATTTAATATAGGTGTTGAAGGACAGTACCTAATGGGTGCTTTAGGGGCTACGTTAGTGGGTCTAGTCGTGAGTGCTTCTGCAGGAGTACATGTCATTATCTCTATACTAGCT
This DNA window, taken from Zestosphaera sp., encodes the following:
- a CDS encoding FAD binding domain-containing protein, translated to MFRFDVVTPVDINEALEILSKDSDVVPMAGGTNLLVWARDGKIRFKKVLDLWSLRKQLSYVLIEGDVIRIGSMTTVDELCDSVGLSKPSLLGLADVCSTFASPYVRSVATVGGNIESANPLSDIAILFLTLNARVRLISLNGVREVPLTNYYKGMRSTVRERDELIKEVVIDNPPPNSSTAFIKIDKRRGHIMGLAIGAVYAEYEEDFFKDVRIAFDSVSKPFPERAFLTESFLKGKEFREDVLREASENILPKEMVRYTGRRATAEYRLHLSKVILRRTLIKTYERVKSAYSLK
- a CDS encoding BMP family protein codes for the protein MLISRNLRKALSKTVAVVAVIIVIVAIATAFLMLQQPGTGVPTTSPTTTPTTTPTTTPTTTPTTTPQAPQFKLATILPGSIQDADFNTLGYLGTLHIKEKYGIDVAYSEGVSVADAERVASEYIALGYNIIFFHGGQFVSVGQKVASEHPNVVIIITGYGRIENLPPNVWQLDPAFHKGFYVLGAIAANVTKTGVICYVSGIQLPFTVSEVNAVKQALRDLGKNVTFIPVWTGDFNDPVKAKTVTASLIDQGCDIVMSSLNLANYGLFEAIKEANITKGLYVLATTKYTDKSSMLPNNLITSYIYDYGIALEYIIGQIFRGVKTGYYEIEFGRASYIKFPLKFVPNEVNEWAMKLQNMVATGQVTVVFNTTLS
- a CDS encoding ABC transporter ATP-binding protein, encoding MSLNEKDTSNTRPYVHLRNIYKRFGDVEALKGVTLDIFTGQVLGLLGENGAGKTTLMNVLFGLYKPDAGHIYVDGKLVKIRSPAQAIKLGIFMVHQHFKLVSNYTALENIAIGITSGIESLKPANLAELKERINKVMEYSGLYVDLKEKIRNLPLGVRQRVEILKALTRGVKVLILDEPTTNLTPQEVDTLFNALRNLVKKGLGVVFITHKLHEVMAVADEIAVLKNGVLLGRFKRSDVDQATVVKLMVGERIDLEKSIIFKGLRPSGTSAQAENTARSELLKVEDICLRDKLGAPILDRVSFSLFRGEILGIAGVSGNGQRELVEILFGVRKPTSGKILMNGIDLTSLPIRERILMGLFYIPEDRLSEGISPTLSVMENLVLGIHFTYTTKKILMDFKRIRDEATQLIKKYEIKTPNMMTLASKLSGGNIQKLMIARAFHTAPKVLIAHNPTRGLDIATTEKVLNEVLSLRDAGSGVIYVSEDLDELMLISDRIAVMYKGRLVGSLPRSRFDKYEIGKLMAGVVGD